From a single Miscanthus floridulus cultivar M001 chromosome 8, ASM1932011v1, whole genome shotgun sequence genomic region:
- the LOC136474494 gene encoding uncharacterized protein — MSDWWDEEDESDDDDLFIIAGLLEGSRRNKCKKKFRGSLPGRHKVPRNISEGHNRIYLDYFVDQCVYTEKHFRRRFRMSRSLFLRIVDAVESHDDYFHQKPDAIGTLGASPIQKVVAAVRMLAYGILADFLDEYVRMGESTIIECLKHFVKAIVDVFGEEYLRALNA, encoded by the exons ATGAGCGACT GGTGGGATGAAGAGGATGAATCTGATGACGACGACCTCTTCATCATTGCTGGTCTTCTTGAGGGCTCGAGGAGAAACAAGTGCAAGAAAAAGTTTCGTGGATCGTTGCCGGGTCGCCACAAAGTGCCACGGAACATTTCTGAAGGTCACAATCGCATCTATCTGGACTACTTCGTGGACCAGTGTGTATACACTGAGAAACATTTTAGAAGGAGGTTTCGGATGTCCAGGTCTCTCTTTCTGCGGATAGTGGATGCAGTGGAGTCTCATGATGACTATTTCCATCAGAAGCCCGATGCCATCGGAACTCTTGGCGCCTCTCCTATACAGAAGGTTGTTGCCGCTGTTCGGATGCTTGCCTACGGTATTTTAGCAGACTTCTTGGATGAGTATGTGAGGATGGGAGAGAGCACAATCATTGAGTGTCTGAAACATTTTGTGAAGGCTATCGTCGATGTCTTTGGTGAAGAATACTTGAGGGCCCTCAATGCCTAG